The following proteins come from a genomic window of Amphiura filiformis chromosome 16, Afil_fr2py, whole genome shotgun sequence:
- the LOC140136215 gene encoding uncharacterized protein — protein MRCPEHGIDCTNEYQKLKPGFWWTWNFSMPTPESQNLLQEYKAFVNNLNTHDRNYDTASTRFDGPLPISFPCLRGIDSCPDLNGIDGSCGEGYEGWLCSRCSSDYYSWFEYCIKCPPIWRLIIEVFGVFILVCLVVTISIWDLKTKINERKENKNDKSLNRSLVYLLVARFKIVLGYYQIAGATFTSLHNVHWPNEVSKLAYLFRALELNIFKLLAKPRCYIDSLVLNIYEEFLIGLVFCGLAVFLPAIIYSLRWLYVKVYKKLSLEDVTKKLKGLRENCYFFVVLMLFISYLSLCSVILSLMPVACQEFCVDENNNYCLQRLRSDYSIDCQTQKHKNYVTTAYVSLLFVIGYPVCLFVLIYRRRPKLCQENADINDEFVDRPHSGDVNSALAEGSEDTGNVMNEGTIQVLDTEPLLHAEQHDLQLNPEDIEDVQGEHMEDINEDLQDDKIDGYSKYPLYVQFLCENYKPEYWYWEILELSRKVLQTSLVVLYGSEDPLSLGATIVLSMVFICSHAYFKPMQDSFEHWLQMTSLVAIFLNLVSAIVLLVPFTDTSGHRQTAMAVFIIVVNVSVVLLAVGNSTLIIWRAVKQHGRFGACSCRNCVTIATETVSVLSNVSRHSRRGHQTHANLQGPL, from the exons ATGCGTTGCCCGGAACATGGCATTGACTGCACGAATGAATATCAAAAACTTAAGCCAGGTTTTTGGTGGACTTGGAACTTCTCGATGCCAACCCCTGAAAGTCAAAACTTACTTCAGGAATACAAAGCATTTGTTAACAATTTGAACACACATGACAGGAATTACGATACTGCAAGCACTCGATTTGACGGCCCACTTCCAATATCATTCCCGTGCCTACGAGGTATTGACTCTTGCCCAGATTTGAATGGAATTGATGGATCTTGTGGCGAAGGTTATGAAGGATGGCTTTGTTCCAGATGTAGCAGTGACTACTACTCATGGTTCGAATATTGCATTAAATGTCCACCAATCTGGCGTCTGATTATAGaggtttttggtgtttttattttggtatGCTTAGTTGTGACGATCTCAATTTGGGATCTGAAGACAAAAATAAACGAACGTAAGGAGAACAAAAATGACAAATCGCTCAACCGATCGTTAGTATACCTACTGGTAGCTCGATTTAAAATAGTTCTTGGTTATTACCAAATAGCTGGAGCTACATTTACTTCTCTTCATAACGTTCATTGGCCAAACGAAGTATCTAAACTCGCGTACCTGTTTCGAGCTTTAGAGCTTAACATATTCAAATTATTAGCAAAGCCTCGCTGTTACATTGATTCTCTTGTACTGAATATTTACGAGGAATTCCTGATCGGATTGGTATTTTGTGGTCTTGCTGTATTTTTACCGGCTATCATTTATTCCTTGAGGTGGCTGTACGTAAAAGTTTATAAGAAGTTATCGCTTGAAGATGTGACAAAAAAACTGAAAGGTCTGAGAGAAAACTGCTACTTCTTTGTAGTATTAATGCTCTTTATCTCTTACCTAAGTTTGTGCTCTGTTATTTTATCTCTTATGCCAGTGGCTTGCCAAGAGTTCTGTGTTGATGAGAACAACAATTACTGTCTTCAGCGATTACGATCAGACTACTCAATTGACTGTCAGACGCAAAAGCACAAGAACTATGTTACAACAGCGTACGTATCGTTGCTTTTTGTCATCGGATATCCTGTATGTTTGTTCGTTTTGATTTACCGTCGAAGGCCAAAATTGTGTCAAGAAAACGCAGATATAAACGATGAGTTCGTTGACAGACCGCATTCAGGGGATGTAAACTCAGCACTTGCAGAAGGAAGTGAAGACACTGGCAATGTAATGAACGAAGGCACAATACAGGTACTCGATACAGAGCCGCTTTTACATGCAGAACAACACGATCTACAACTTAATCCTGAAGATATTGAGGACGTTCAAGGTGAACATATGGAGGACATAAATGAAGACTTGCAAGATGATAAAATCGATGGTTATTCTAAATATCCATTGTATGTACAGTTTCTTTGTGAGAATTACAAGCCAGAATACTGGTATTGGGAGATACTTGAGCTATCCCGTAAAGTGTTGCAAACATCTCTTGTAGTGCTTTATGGCTCGGAAGATCCTCTATCTCTCGGGGCGACCATAGTTCTGTCAATGGTGTTCATATGCAGCCATGCATATTTTAAACCAATGCAAGACTCCTTCGAACATTGGCTGCAGATGACTTCTCTAGTAGCTATCTTTCTTAACCTGGTCTCTGCTATAGTTCTATTAGTTCCGTTTACGGACACATCTGGCCATCGACAGACAGCAATGGCGGTGTTTATAATTGTGGTGAATGTATCAGTTGTGTTACTCGCCGTGG GCAACTCAACACTGATAATATGGCGGGCGGTAAAGCAACACGGACGTTTTGGCGCGTGTTCCTGTCGCAATTGCGTAACCATTGCAACTGAAACGGTATCCGTTTTGTCTAATGTCAGTCGACACAGCCGTCGTGGTCATCAAACCCATGCAAACTTACAAGGGCCATTATAA
- the LOC140172748 gene encoding uncharacterized protein, with translation MAWPTTNMYPRVNIKITVPCLMAILLIFTGVAQQELSSDTHAESNNNTMCDVCNCSSISTEPPRVYVNCSDRQPHLQKLPTGFPPNIVELDFSQNNIEPKFELPALLIYLYGQSNHLTDIFGMFNESVHVRVIYLRNNFIRAIPSGTFAACHHLKNLDLQSNCITSIPSGTFAACYQLRTLILSFNHIQELNPESFLGLNKLTELELKGVQMTTLKANLFRELTRLNNVFETLFISFEELEHAEPGALNFSLLTLRFETGKLRFFPGGLFTPSNGETHFGEW, from the exons ATGGCATGGCCAACTACAAATATGTATCCGCGCGTGAATATCAAGattactgtcccatgtttaatGGCAATACTCTTGATTTTCACGGGCGTAGCTCAACAGGAACTATCATCAGATACGCATGCTGAAAGCAACAATAACACAATGTGTGATGTATGCAACTGTAGCTCAATTTCTACTGAGCCTCCAAGAGTGTATGTCAATTGTTCTGATCGACAACCACATCTACAGAAGCTGCCGACAGGTTTCCCGCCCAATATTGTGGAACT ggacttttctcaaaataacatTGAACCCAAGTTTGAGCTACCGGCATTGCTTATTTACTT ATACGGCCAATCCAATCACCTAACAGATATCTTTGGTATGTTCAACGAATCCGTTCATGTAAGAGTAAT ATACCTTCGGAACAACTTCATCAGAGCAATACCATCTGGAACATTTGCCGCGTGTCACCATTTAAAAAATTT AGACCTTCAGAGCAACTGCATCACATCCATACCATCTGGAACATTTGCCGCGTGCTACCAATTAAGAACTTT GATTCTTTCATTTAATCATATACAAGAGCTTAATCCGGAATCATTCCTCGGATTAAACAAGTTGACCGAACT TGAATTGAAAGGCGTGCAGATGACTACACTAAAGGCAAATCTATTTCGTGAATTAACCAGATTGAACAATGTCTTCGAAACACT ATTCATATCTTTCGAAGAACTAGAGCATGCTGAACCGGGAGCATTGAacttttcattgttaactct AAGATTCGAAACTGGAAAGCTTCGTTTCTTTCCTGGTGGATTATTTACACCATCAAATGGCGAAACTCATTTTGGGGAGTGGTAA